The following are from one region of the Hymenobacter radiodurans genome:
- a CDS encoding peptidoglycan D,D-transpeptidase FtsI family protein has product MSLLAMLFVLAACSSPEQQTSIQTQEPDTSARYIRQRVVLPDVPQRGRVLDRNDSVLVATRTQYLLKLPRKPPLDTVALGQLLGWGPVATRKRIADALPYEDMPAGYPVELSLTAGEAKRVRRQRKDWPQLTLTDRPQRTYTTSVGAHFLGYMGSEAQAFYKQAKRYRRGRFYELRNGGLETYYNGLLNGNRGYLHPLVDSLGQTHGNWAPDTAFQQGQDLHLTIDVKLQAYAEQMMGRRKGYLVALDPRTGEILCYVSGPTYKPATITAPDQALVRGKLLEHEKMPLINRPATLANPPGSVFKLVNAAVALQLGAITPATSFRCDQTLLSCVHKHPQPKNLTLGLQYSCNPYFYQVMRNVINYVPDSLAQDSVGARHGNLAEWRRYVRSFGLDSVMGVDLPREAPGFLPTPAYYDKARGTTKWTYRSIYSLSIGQGEINLTGLQMANMAAIIANQGWYYTPHLVRNVGENGPLPRFTEKHRTLVDSVHFAALLPGMMAVMERGGTAETSSLADVGITVAGKTGTIENDGDDDHAAFVGFAPAENPEIVVAVYLENAGFGATAAAPYSVLVMEKYLRGSIAPKRKKWETRIQQRARNGY; this is encoded by the coding sequence ATGAGTTTACTAGCCATGCTTTTCGTGCTGGCTGCCTGTTCTTCACCCGAACAGCAGACGAGCATACAGACTCAGGAACCAGACACGAGTGCGCGCTACATTCGCCAGCGTGTGGTCTTGCCGGACGTGCCGCAGCGGGGGCGGGTGCTCGACCGTAATGACTCGGTGCTGGTAGCCACGCGCACCCAGTATCTGCTAAAGCTGCCGCGCAAGCCCCCACTCGATACTGTAGCGCTAGGCCAATTGCTCGGCTGGGGGCCAGTGGCTACCCGCAAGCGCATTGCCGATGCCCTGCCCTATGAGGATATGCCGGCCGGCTACCCGGTAGAGCTGAGTCTCACGGCAGGCGAAGCCAAGCGGGTGCGTCGCCAGCGTAAGGACTGGCCCCAGCTGACCCTGACGGATCGCCCACAGCGCACCTATACCACCAGCGTGGGGGCTCACTTTCTGGGCTACATGGGCTCCGAGGCGCAAGCCTTTTACAAACAAGCCAAGCGCTACCGACGAGGTCGCTTCTATGAGCTGCGCAACGGCGGACTCGAAACCTACTATAATGGCCTGCTCAACGGAAACCGGGGCTACCTGCATCCCTTAGTAGATTCGCTGGGCCAGACGCACGGCAATTGGGCTCCCGACACAGCTTTTCAGCAAGGCCAGGACCTGCACCTGACCATTGACGTGAAGCTGCAGGCCTACGCCGAACAGATGATGGGCCGCCGCAAAGGCTACCTTGTTGCGCTCGACCCACGTACCGGCGAAATCTTGTGCTACGTGTCGGGGCCCACTTACAAGCCGGCTACTATCACCGCGCCCGACCAAGCCCTAGTGCGAGGTAAACTGCTGGAGCACGAAAAAATGCCCCTGATCAACCGGCCGGCGACGCTGGCTAATCCGCCCGGCTCGGTATTCAAGCTGGTGAATGCCGCCGTGGCCTTGCAGTTGGGTGCCATCACCCCCGCCACCTCGTTCCGCTGCGACCAGACGCTGCTTAGCTGCGTGCACAAACATCCCCAGCCCAAAAACCTGACTTTGGGCTTGCAATACAGCTGCAATCCTTATTTCTACCAGGTGATGCGGAACGTTATTAACTACGTGCCCGACAGCCTTGCTCAGGATTCGGTGGGCGCCCGCCACGGCAACCTGGCCGAGTGGCGCCGCTACGTTCGGTCCTTTGGGCTAGACTCCGTAATGGGCGTGGACTTGCCGCGCGAAGCTCCCGGCTTTCTGCCCACCCCGGCATATTATGATAAGGCCCGCGGTACGACCAAATGGACCTATCGCTCCATCTATTCCCTCAGTATCGGACAGGGCGAAATCAACCTGACGGGCCTGCAAATGGCGAATATGGCGGCTATCATTGCCAACCAGGGCTGGTACTACACGCCCCACCTGGTGCGTAACGTTGGGGAAAACGGACCGCTGCCGCGCTTCACCGAAAAACACCGCACTCTCGTTGACAGTGTACACTTTGCCGCGCTGCTACCTGGCATGATGGCCGTCATGGAACGCGGGGGTACGGCTGAAACATCCAGCCTAGCCGATGTGGGCATTACGGTAGCCGGCAAAACAGGCACAATTGAAAACGACGGCGACGACGACCACGCCGCCTTCGTGGGCTTTGCGCCCGCCGAAAATCCTGAGATAGTCGTGGCTGTTTACCTCGAAAATGCGGGCTTTGGAGCCACGGCTGCCGCGCCCTATTCAGTGCTCGTGATGGAGAAGTATCTACGCGGCAGCATTGCCCCCAAGCGCAAAAAGTGGGAAACCCGCATCCAGCAACGGGCCCGAAACGGCTATTAA
- a CDS encoding DUF1349 domain-containing protein produces MKHDRSVFPAMLGMFLLGGCSDNKTPGVSATDASSAPATAGAAAGDSARVSGEPCDMKLGNIHFTKAVNGADTLTKVDGNGRMTFRVGAKKDFFSDPNDNKLSNNTAPILLAKVDNAKPFTLVSKVIPGFTEKGLYNAGVLYIYVNDNFWQKHCFEQDERGNHRIVSVRTVGTSDDNNHDVVRGPSAYMKISSDTRTVASYYSLDKKTWQLVRLYKNNYPAEIWVGVSAQCPVDTGTVSHFEEISLTQNSVKDFRLGN; encoded by the coding sequence ATGAAACACGACCGTTCCGTTTTTCCGGCAATGCTAGGTATGTTTCTGCTTGGAGGTTGCTCCGACAACAAAACGCCGGGTGTTTCGGCTACGGATGCGTCGTCCGCGCCGGCTACAGCGGGTGCCGCGGCTGGGGATTCAGCCCGCGTGAGTGGCGAGCCTTGCGATATGAAGTTGGGTAATATTCACTTTACCAAAGCCGTCAACGGGGCAGATACTTTGACGAAGGTGGATGGAAATGGTAGGATGACCTTTCGCGTCGGGGCAAAAAAGGACTTTTTCAGCGACCCCAACGATAACAAGCTGTCTAATAATACGGCTCCCATTCTGCTGGCCAAGGTGGACAATGCCAAGCCCTTCACGCTGGTATCGAAAGTCATCCCCGGCTTCACAGAGAAAGGACTCTACAATGCCGGGGTGCTTTACATCTACGTGAACGACAACTTTTGGCAAAAACACTGCTTTGAGCAGGATGAGCGCGGCAACCATCGCATCGTGTCGGTGCGCACCGTTGGCACCTCCGATGACAATAACCACGACGTGGTACGCGGCCCTTCGGCGTACATGAAAATATCGTCGGACACGCGCACAGTAGCCAGCTATTATTCGCTCGACAAGAAAACCTGGCAACTGGTCCGGCTCTACAAAAACAACTACCCTGCTGAAATATGGGTGGGCGTGAGCGCGCAGTGTCCAGTTGATACGGGTACCGTAAGCCATTTCGAGGAGATTAGCCTGACCCAAAATAGCGTGAAGGATTTTCGCCTGGGCAATTAA
- a CDS encoding pyridoxamine 5'-phosphate oxidase family protein: protein MADKTLKEIAAKMANLDIAMLTTETSRGQLSSRPMSNNGDVEYNGNSYYFTFEQSRTVSDITENPHVNLGFSGPKGLYVSIVGTAHLIRHKPTLQQHWLPSLKQWFPEGVDTPGIVLVRVEAKRIKYWQQEDEGELHVK, encoded by the coding sequence ATGGCTGATAAAACCCTGAAGGAGATTGCTGCTAAAATGGCGAATCTCGACATTGCCATGCTCACGACCGAAACCAGTCGGGGCCAGCTGAGCAGTCGCCCTATGAGCAACAACGGCGACGTGGAGTATAATGGCAACTCGTACTATTTCACCTTTGAGCAATCGCGCACGGTAAGCGACATTACCGAGAATCCGCACGTGAATCTTGGCTTCAGCGGCCCGAAAGGACTGTACGTGTCCATCGTGGGCACGGCACATCTTATTCGGCACAAGCCCACCCTGCAGCAACATTGGCTACCCAGCCTGAAACAATGGTTTCCGGAAGGAGTAGATACCCCCGGCATCGTGCTGGTGCGCGTGGAGGCCAAACGCATCAAATATTGGCAGCAAGAAGACGAAGGCGAGCTACACGTTAAATAA
- a CDS encoding M20/M25/M40 family metallo-hydrolase, with protein sequence MKKLLLASALLCCFAAQAQKLTSTERKIVTSVQRNMPQSEKLLEQVVNINSGTLNLKGVREVGSVFQKEFDALGFKTEWITMPEAMNRAGHLVAQRKGKKGKKLFLIGHLDTVFELDMPFTKYTRLNDSTATGQGVNDMKGGNVVILAALQALHANGLLKDATITAYFTGDEERGGKGPESRADFIAKAKEADVALAFETATNLHTVATARRGSSTWQLKTYGTAAHSSGIFKPTVGYGAIYEAARILNSFRETLSKEQYLTFNPGLMVGGSEVNYDEAKARGEVVGKTNIIAPTASVTGDLRFLTEEQKEAARTKMRAIVADNLPQTRAEITFTDGLPGMAPTAGNQKLAALADQVSRDLGFGPVAAGDPGSRGAGDISYVAQYVDCLDGLGVSGKGAHAAGETINLKEFPMLVERAALMIYRLTR encoded by the coding sequence GTGAAAAAACTCCTACTTGCCTCCGCCCTGCTCTGTTGCTTCGCTGCACAAGCCCAAAAGCTTACCAGCACCGAACGTAAGATTGTCACGTCGGTGCAGCGGAATATGCCGCAGAGTGAGAAGCTGCTGGAGCAGGTGGTAAACATCAATAGCGGCACGCTCAATTTGAAAGGTGTGCGGGAAGTAGGCTCGGTCTTTCAGAAGGAATTTGATGCTTTGGGCTTCAAAACTGAATGGATAACCATGCCCGAAGCCATGAATCGCGCAGGTCATCTGGTGGCACAGCGCAAAGGCAAAAAGGGCAAGAAGCTGTTTCTCATCGGCCACCTCGACACGGTGTTTGAGCTGGACATGCCCTTTACTAAGTACACCCGCCTGAACGACTCCACCGCCACTGGGCAAGGGGTAAATGACATGAAAGGCGGCAACGTGGTGATTCTGGCGGCACTCCAAGCCCTGCACGCCAACGGATTGTTGAAAGACGCCACCATCACCGCTTACTTCACCGGCGATGAGGAGCGCGGCGGCAAAGGCCCCGAGAGTCGCGCCGACTTTATTGCTAAAGCCAAAGAGGCCGATGTAGCCTTGGCGTTTGAAACGGCAACCAATCTTCACACCGTTGCCACGGCGCGGCGCGGCAGCAGCACCTGGCAGCTCAAAACCTACGGCACGGCGGCTCACTCCTCGGGCATTTTTAAGCCCACAGTAGGCTATGGCGCCATCTATGAAGCAGCCCGCATTCTGAATTCATTTCGGGAAACCCTGAGCAAGGAGCAATATCTCACCTTCAACCCCGGCTTGATGGTAGGCGGCTCGGAGGTGAACTACGACGAGGCCAAAGCTCGCGGTGAAGTAGTAGGCAAAACCAACATTATAGCTCCCACCGCCTCCGTAACCGGCGATTTACGCTTCCTTACTGAGGAGCAAAAAGAAGCAGCCCGCACGAAGATGCGCGCCATCGTGGCCGATAATCTGCCCCAAACCCGCGCCGAAATAACCTTTACCGATGGTCTGCCAGGCATGGCTCCTACCGCCGGCAACCAGAAGTTAGCGGCCCTCGCCGACCAGGTGAGCCGCGACTTAGGCTTCGGGCCCGTAGCGGCCGGCGACCCTGGGTCCCGCGGCGCCGGCGACATCTCCTACGTGGCCCAGTACGTCGATTGTCTGGATGGCCTGGGCGTGTCGGGCAAGGGCGCGCACGCGGCGGGCGAAACCATCAACTTAAAGGAGTTTCCGATGTTAGTGGAGCGCGCCGCCCTGATGATTTACCGACTCACGCGGTAA
- a CDS encoding methyltransferase domain-containing protein produces the protein MEQQIQQQVQDYYGTQLRTNQDLKTNACCTDDIPTAHKKILATLEPEVLEKYYGCGVCVPEDVQGCTVLDLGSGSGRDAFLLSHLVGEQGHVIGVDMTEEQLAVARRHVAAHTTRFGYTQPNVEFRHGYIEDLSSAGLADNSIDLVVSNCVLNLSTDKAATYREIFRVLKPGGELYIADVFADRRIPEALRHDPVLYGECLSGAMYIEDFRRLLMQLGIRDYRLTAKRVLTIDNPEIQQKTGNIVFYSLTIRAFKLDLEDQCEDYGQVATYLGTADNPHRFVLDDHHVFEAGRPQLVCGNTADMLSHTRYGAHFRIDGTKELHFGLFPCGPAPVATVNTTATSCC, from the coding sequence ATGGAGCAACAGATTCAGCAGCAGGTTCAGGACTACTATGGTACGCAGTTGCGCACTAATCAGGATTTGAAAACCAACGCCTGCTGCACCGACGACATCCCGACGGCTCACAAAAAGATACTAGCCACGCTGGAGCCGGAGGTGCTCGAGAAATACTACGGCTGCGGTGTATGCGTGCCTGAGGACGTGCAGGGCTGCACCGTGCTCGACTTAGGCTCGGGCAGCGGCCGCGACGCCTTTTTGCTCTCCCATTTGGTAGGTGAACAGGGCCACGTAATCGGGGTGGATATGACGGAGGAACAACTGGCGGTGGCCCGACGGCATGTAGCAGCTCACACCACTCGGTTTGGCTACACCCAGCCCAACGTAGAGTTTCGTCACGGCTACATTGAGGATTTGAGCAGCGCTGGCCTCGCCGACAACAGCATCGATTTGGTGGTAAGTAACTGCGTATTGAACCTGAGCACCGACAAAGCCGCCACCTACCGCGAGATATTCCGGGTACTGAAGCCGGGTGGGGAGTTGTACATCGCGGATGTGTTTGCCGACCGCCGCATCCCCGAAGCGCTGCGCCACGATCCGGTGCTGTACGGCGAATGCCTGAGCGGAGCCATGTATATTGAAGACTTCCGCCGTCTGCTTATGCAGCTTGGCATACGCGACTACCGCCTCACGGCTAAGCGCGTGCTGACCATCGACAACCCCGAAATTCAGCAGAAAACGGGCAATATTGTTTTTTACTCGCTCACTATCCGAGCCTTCAAACTCGACTTAGAAGACCAGTGCGAAGACTACGGACAAGTGGCTACCTACCTGGGCACAGCCGACAACCCACACCGCTTCGTACTCGACGACCACCATGTTTTTGAGGCGGGTCGGCCGCAGCTAGTGTGCGGCAACACCGCCGATATGCTCAGCCACACCCGCTACGGCGCCCATTTTCGCATCGATGGCACCAAGGAGCTGCACTTCGGCCTGTTTCCGTGCGGTCCGGCGCCTGTCGCTACGGTGAATACCACGGCTACCAGTTGCTGCTAA
- a CDS encoding aldo/keto reductase: MTITIAQNSAQPLTVNRLGYGTMRLTGPEIWGEPANRSEALQILRTAVESGVNFLDTADYYGQEVTNRLIAEALHPYPSDLVICTKVGATRKPDKSWIPYNTPENLRASIDNNLRTLRQEQIQLVHLRLMGHSSVPLDEQLGAMFEMQRAGKILHVGLSNVTREELEAGLQLGEIASVENMYSYAQRTTVQLPYGANPGGEEVLDLCERHGIPLIPFFSLIHALPKVDSKIAEIARKYKASEAQINIAWLLHKSPWILPIPGTSSLVHLRENLKAANIRLSAEELAVLG, translated from the coding sequence ATGACTATTACCATCGCCCAAAACTCCGCACAGCCGCTCACCGTCAATCGTTTGGGCTATGGCACTATGCGCCTAACTGGGCCCGAGATTTGGGGTGAGCCAGCTAACCGCAGTGAAGCGCTACAGATTCTCAGAACGGCGGTAGAATCGGGCGTAAACTTTCTGGATACGGCTGACTACTACGGCCAAGAAGTGACCAACCGCTTGATTGCGGAAGCGCTGCATCCGTACCCGAGCGACCTGGTAATTTGCACGAAAGTGGGTGCCACCCGCAAGCCCGACAAAAGCTGGATTCCTTACAACACGCCCGAAAACCTGCGCGCTAGCATCGATAATAACCTGCGTACACTACGGCAAGAACAGATTCAGCTGGTTCACCTGCGATTGATGGGCCATAGCTCGGTACCATTGGACGAGCAACTGGGCGCCATGTTTGAGATGCAGCGGGCGGGCAAGATTTTGCACGTCGGATTGAGTAACGTAACCCGTGAGGAATTGGAGGCTGGCCTTCAGCTGGGTGAAATTGCTAGCGTAGAGAATATGTATAGCTACGCTCAGCGCACGACTGTGCAGTTGCCCTACGGTGCTAATCCCGGCGGCGAGGAAGTGCTGGACCTGTGCGAGCGACACGGCATTCCGCTTATTCCCTTCTTTTCGCTGATCCACGCGCTACCCAAAGTAGATTCTAAAATTGCGGAAATTGCGCGCAAGTATAAGGCTTCGGAAGCCCAGATAAACATCGCCTGGCTACTGCACAAGTCGCCCTGGATTCTGCCGATTCCGGGCACTTCGTCGCTGGTGCATCTGCGAGAAAACTTGAAAGCGGCCAATATTCGGCTTAGTGCTGAGGAGTTGGCGGTTTTGGGGTAA
- a CDS encoding cupin domain-containing protein — MKTALFVMGALCLGSSVLTADLTSAVYKATARTTEKGGERVPFMKGSTLDLAELEVYTFTLKVGQVNQVQPAATDAEELIVVKEGSLAATIQDSTKTLGPGGVMLIGAGDKQRLRNVSGAPATYYVLRYKSKDGIDRQRTRAGGGSFMKDWGQFTVVKTDNKETRPVFDRPSTMFRRFDVHATMLMPGIASHPPHTHRTEEIILMTQGSGEILIDRKAHKAAAGDIVFLEANVPHAFTNTGKGPCGYFAIQWHSNAEK; from the coding sequence ATGAAAACTGCTTTATTTGTTATGGGAGCCCTATGTCTGGGCAGTTCTGTTCTAACTGCTGACTTGACTTCTGCGGTGTATAAAGCCACTGCCCGAACCACGGAAAAAGGCGGAGAGCGGGTTCCATTCATGAAAGGCAGCACCCTCGACCTAGCGGAGCTAGAGGTGTACACCTTCACCCTAAAAGTCGGACAAGTAAACCAAGTTCAGCCAGCCGCCACCGATGCGGAAGAGTTAATAGTAGTGAAGGAGGGAAGCCTGGCCGCCACCATTCAGGATTCAACTAAAACGCTCGGGCCCGGCGGCGTCATGCTTATTGGGGCCGGCGACAAACAACGCCTCCGCAACGTATCTGGCGCGCCCGCCACCTATTATGTGCTGCGGTACAAGTCGAAAGACGGCATTGACCGGCAGCGGACCCGGGCGGGTGGCGGCTCGTTTATGAAGGATTGGGGCCAGTTTACAGTCGTAAAAACCGATAACAAGGAAACGCGGCCCGTTTTCGACCGGCCTTCCACCATGTTCCGGCGGTTTGATGTGCATGCCACGATGCTTATGCCCGGCATTGCTAGCCATCCGCCGCACACGCACCGCACCGAAGAAATTATCCTGATGACCCAAGGCAGCGGCGAAATTTTAATCGATCGGAAAGCGCACAAAGCCGCGGCGGGCGACATAGTTTTTCTAGAAGCCAATGTGCCCCACGCCTTCACTAACACCGGCAAAGGCCCTTGCGGCTATTTCGCCATTCAATGGCACAGCAATGCGGAAAAGTAG
- a CDS encoding DUF6807 domain-containing protein, with amino-acid sequence MMKFWLILVFTCLSTSGFAQRIATLEVTLQRATNKQSTPVQTSLDALTSLPDTELSLVEVQGNTRTLVSHQIEKTKARILHWNVESSGPAKRTYELVKSAKTKKPPTISTTDQDGALLVQAGNKKLLQYNYRTVYPPSGIDPAFKRSGFIHPLWSPHGQILTRIQAPDHYHHYGIWNPWTHVLFEGDTVDFWNLKDRKGTVRFTGVVSKTDGPVFSEYQVKQQHVAFKKDGNEKVALNELQSVRVYQPSNADYYIADVTSNLTCASASPVRLLTYRYGGFGWRATEKWNKDNSEVLTSGGKSRKDADGSTARWCIVQGQLDSDYGGMVMLSAPTNYNHPEPLRVWPETQNGTGDVFINYSPTKNKDWLLSPGQTYTLRYRLLVFNGHYTKEQAEANWQYFSHPPTVSVKGK; translated from the coding sequence ATGATGAAATTCTGGCTGATACTGGTTTTCACTTGCCTCAGCACCAGCGGGTTTGCACAGCGTATCGCAACGCTGGAAGTCACCTTGCAGCGCGCTACCAATAAGCAAAGTACTCCAGTTCAGACGAGCCTGGATGCTCTTACTTCCCTGCCAGATACTGAGTTGAGCTTGGTGGAAGTGCAAGGCAATACCCGCACGCTCGTGTCCCACCAGATTGAGAAAACGAAGGCCCGAATTCTTCACTGGAACGTGGAGAGCAGCGGCCCAGCGAAGCGAACGTATGAGCTGGTAAAAAGCGCAAAGACAAAAAAGCCCCCCACCATTAGCACAACCGATCAAGATGGCGCTTTGCTCGTGCAGGCTGGCAATAAGAAACTACTTCAGTATAACTACCGCACGGTGTATCCGCCCTCAGGCATCGATCCGGCCTTTAAGCGCAGCGGCTTTATTCATCCGTTATGGTCGCCCCACGGACAGATATTAACCCGCATTCAGGCTCCCGACCATTACCACCATTACGGCATCTGGAACCCCTGGACGCACGTGCTATTCGAGGGCGACACCGTTGATTTCTGGAATCTGAAAGACCGAAAAGGCACTGTGCGCTTCACCGGCGTGGTTTCCAAAACCGATGGCCCCGTATTCAGCGAGTACCAGGTAAAGCAGCAGCATGTCGCGTTTAAGAAAGACGGGAATGAGAAAGTAGCCCTAAACGAACTGCAATCGGTGCGCGTGTATCAGCCCAGCAATGCCGATTACTACATCGCTGATGTCACCAGCAACCTTACGTGCGCCAGTGCCAGCCCAGTGCGGCTGCTCACATATCGGTATGGCGGTTTTGGTTGGCGAGCTACCGAAAAATGGAACAAGGACAACAGCGAAGTGCTTACTTCGGGGGGCAAATCCCGTAAAGATGCCGACGGCTCCACTGCTCGCTGGTGCATCGTGCAGGGCCAATTGGATAGCGACTACGGCGGAATGGTGATGCTGTCAGCTCCCACCAACTACAACCACCCCGAGCCGCTGCGCGTGTGGCCCGAAACGCAGAATGGTACGGGCGACGTGTTCATCAATTACTCGCCCACCAAGAACAAAGACTGGCTCCTAAGCCCCGGCCAAACCTACACGCTGCGCTATCGGCTGCTCGTGTTTAATGGCCACTACACGAAGGAGCAAGCGGAAGCCAACTGGCAGTATTTCAGCCACCCACCCACCGTTTCCGTGAAGGGTAAGTAG
- a CDS encoding OmpA family protein yields MKLSFWCAILALVLAGPVQAQSLAGEWQGVETDPYEEGNWPAVLRLQQNKDEKIFGVLYQEVGGTPAMTVTFEMQGARTENGATLTHTRKLSETGQTPFNYWCDGSITFTYDPNQEKLTGNAAYRPVGDCDMGTFTLYRIKLKSPSTVPTNTESTIRVSGQDVRWYADPDLKQRVATGNTYRTKLSKTTTFYLKQGYFATSESSVVPITINVGNSETPKPAAAPAPARVDTARPAAPILAPSAKPIVLPTVLFKLGTPDLLPTAIPALDQLAAELKARPTLKLRVSGHTDKIGEPQKNQVLSVQRAEAVKSYLVKSGIAAERISTTGYGDKRPLYRSPDARNRRVEVEATQ; encoded by the coding sequence ATGAAACTCAGTTTTTGGTGTGCTATACTCGCCCTGGTGCTTGCCGGACCGGTGCAGGCTCAGTCGCTGGCAGGTGAGTGGCAGGGTGTCGAAACCGACCCCTATGAGGAAGGAAACTGGCCTGCGGTGCTTCGCTTACAGCAAAACAAAGACGAAAAGATATTTGGGGTCCTTTATCAGGAAGTAGGTGGCACGCCCGCCATGACGGTTACGTTTGAAATGCAGGGTGCCCGCACCGAAAACGGGGCAACCCTCACCCATACCCGGAAGCTTAGCGAAACCGGCCAGACGCCTTTCAACTATTGGTGCGACGGCTCCATCACGTTTACCTACGACCCAAATCAGGAAAAGCTAACGGGCAATGCGGCCTACCGCCCCGTGGGCGACTGCGACATGGGCACGTTTACCTTGTACCGCATCAAGCTAAAATCGCCCTCCACGGTGCCGACTAATACGGAAAGCACGATACGGGTATCGGGCCAGGATGTGCGCTGGTACGCCGACCCAGACCTGAAGCAGCGCGTGGCCACCGGCAACACCTACCGCACCAAGCTCAGCAAGACCACCACTTTCTATCTGAAGCAGGGCTATTTTGCAACCAGTGAGAGTTCCGTAGTGCCAATCACTATTAATGTAGGTAATTCTGAAACGCCGAAGCCAGCCGCCGCTCCCGCTCCTGCACGGGTTGATACGGCACGTCCAGCGGCACCCATTCTAGCCCCTTCCGCCAAGCCAATCGTATTGCCCACGGTGTTGTTTAAGCTAGGTACGCCCGATTTGCTGCCCACTGCTATACCGGCCCTCGACCAGCTAGCTGCCGAGCTAAAAGCGCGCCCTACGCTGAAACTGCGGGTATCTGGCCACACCGATAAAATTGGAGAGCCCCAGAAAAACCAGGTATTATCGGTGCAGCGCGCTGAGGCAGTAAAATCTTACCTGGTAAAGTCAGGAATTGCGGCCGAGCGCATCAGTACCACCGGGTATGGCGACAAGCGTCCGCTTTATCGCTCTCCCGACGCGCGCAACCGACGGGTGGAGGTAGAAGCCACCCAATAA
- a CDS encoding polysaccharide deacetylase family protein, whose amino-acid sequence MRFLKILGLATSIGLASQSAVFAQAGTSWNNKQCAVVLTYDDAIDVDLDNAIPALDSLKLRGTFYLIGSSPVVGKRLNEWRQAAKRGHELGNHALMHPCDGSLPGRSFVTPDNDLSKYTVSRAVSEVRTMNTLLTAIDGKTARTFAYPCGDLQIGGVKFYDQLQNDFVAARGVTSGLQTAAQVDLTNIDSYMINGQSGDYLIDLVKKAQQSHTVLVFLFHGVGGGHSLNVDLKAHRQLLRYLKANEKDIWVAPMVEVAEKIKVSQQGETSKKPRG is encoded by the coding sequence ATGCGCTTTCTAAAAATTCTCGGCCTAGCCACTTCTATAGGGCTGGCAAGCCAATCGGCGGTTTTCGCCCAGGCGGGTACTAGCTGGAATAACAAGCAGTGCGCGGTGGTGCTGACGTATGACGATGCTATCGACGTTGACTTGGACAACGCTATTCCGGCGCTCGACTCGTTGAAGCTGCGGGGGACATTTTACCTGATTGGCTCTTCGCCAGTAGTAGGTAAACGGCTCAATGAGTGGCGACAAGCGGCCAAACGGGGCCATGAGCTAGGCAACCACGCCCTCATGCACCCCTGCGACGGCAGCCTACCCGGCCGCAGCTTCGTGACGCCCGATAACGACCTGAGCAAGTACACGGTAAGCCGCGCGGTGAGCGAAGTGCGAACAATGAACACGCTCCTGACGGCCATCGACGGTAAAACGGCCCGCACCTTCGCTTACCCCTGTGGCGACCTGCAAATTGGCGGCGTAAAATTCTATGACCAGCTACAAAACGATTTTGTGGCCGCTCGCGGCGTTACTAGTGGGCTGCAAACGGCCGCGCAGGTAGACCTGACCAATATCGACAGCTATATGATTAATGGCCAATCGGGCGACTACTTGATTGACTTGGTGAAGAAAGCCCAGCAGTCGCACACGGTGCTGGTGTTTTTGTTTCACGGCGTGGGCGGCGGCCATAGCCTGAACGTGGATCTGAAGGCGCACCGCCAGCTGCTGCGCTATCTCAAAGCCAATGAGAAGGATATCTGGGTGGCTCCGATGGTGGAGGTAGCGGAAAAGATTAAAGTCAGCCAGCAGGGCGAAACATCTAAGAAGCCTCGCGGATAA